Genomic window (Macaca thibetana thibetana isolate TM-01 chromosome 6, ASM2454274v1, whole genome shotgun sequence):
aaagagagagaagcctgCCGTCAGAGAACTACTGCTTTTCAACAGGATCTGGAAGCCAAGTACCATGCCATGATCTCAGAAAATCGGCGTGCTGTTGCTCAGTTGTCCTTGGAACTCgaaaaggaacagaacagaacagctAGTTATCGAGAAGCCCTTATCTCTCAGGGGCGCAAGTTGGTAGAAGAGAAGAAGCTTCTGGAACAGGAACGGGCCCAGGTGATGCAAGAAAAAAGGCAGGTGCAGCCTTTGAGAAATGCGTATTTGAGCTGCctgcaaaaggaagaaaactggcaAAGGAGAGCCAGGCTTTTGCTGAAAGAGTTTGAAGCTGTTCTCACGGAAAGACAGAACATCTACTGCAGTCTGTTTCTTCCTCGCAGCAAGCGGCTGGAGCTAGAGAAGAGCTTACTGGTGCGAGCGTCCGTCGACCCCGTTGCTGCGGACCTAGAGATGGCAGCCGGTCTCACCGACATATTTCAGCACGATACATACTGTGGTGAAGTCTGGAACACCAACAAACGCCAGAATGGCAGACTCATGTGGCTCTATCTCAGATACTGGGAACTGGTTGTGGAACTAAAGAAGTTTAAGAGAGTAGAGGAAGCCATACTAGAAAA
Coding sequences:
- the CCDC127 gene encoding coiled-coil domain-containing protein 127, which translates into the protein MNNLNDPPNWNIRPNSRADGGDGSRWNYALLVPMLGLAAFRWIWSRESQKEIEKEREACRQRTTAFQQDLEAKYHAMISENRRAVAQLSLELEKEQNRTASYREALISQGRKLVEEKKLLEQERAQVMQEKRQVQPLRNAYLSCLQKEENWQRRARLLLKEFEAVLTERQNIYCSLFLPRSKRLELEKSLLVRASVDPVAADLEMAAGLTDIFQHDTYCGEVWNTNKRQNGRLMWLYLRYWELVVELKKFKRVEEAILEK